The Geodermatophilaceae bacterium NBWT11 genome has a segment encoding these proteins:
- a CDS encoding S-(hydroxymethyl)mycothiol dehydrogenase: MPYEVQGVVALSKGAPVSLETILIPDPGPGEAIVDVQACGVCHTDLHYREGGINDEFPFLLGHEAAGVVSAVGEGVDNVAVGDFVILNWRAVCGTCRACAKGKPWYCFDTHNATQKMTLADGTPLSPALGIGAFAEKTLVHSGQCTKVDPAASPTAAGLLGCGVMAGVGAAINTGGVGRGDTVAVFGCGGVGDAAIAGARLAGAAKVIAVDLDDRKLEWATGMGATHTVNSKETDPVAAIKELTGGFGVDVAIDAVGHPAVYQQAFDARDLAGTVVLVGVPNPTMEITFPLIELFGRGGALKSSWYGDCLPSRDFPMLIDLYLQGRFDLDAFVSETIAIGDVEAAFEKMHHGDVLRSVVVF; the protein is encoded by the coding sequence ATGCCGTACGAGGTCCAGGGCGTCGTCGCCCTCAGCAAGGGTGCCCCCGTCTCGCTGGAGACGATCCTGATCCCCGACCCGGGTCCGGGTGAGGCGATCGTGGACGTGCAGGCGTGCGGGGTCTGCCACACCGACCTGCACTACCGCGAGGGCGGGATCAACGACGAGTTCCCGTTCCTGCTCGGCCACGAGGCCGCCGGCGTGGTCTCCGCGGTCGGCGAGGGGGTGGACAACGTCGCCGTGGGCGACTTCGTGATCCTGAACTGGCGGGCGGTCTGCGGGACGTGCCGGGCGTGCGCCAAGGGCAAGCCCTGGTACTGCTTCGACACCCACAACGCCACGCAGAAGATGACGCTGGCCGACGGCACCCCGCTGTCCCCGGCGCTGGGCATCGGCGCGTTCGCCGAGAAGACCCTCGTCCACTCCGGGCAGTGCACCAAGGTCGACCCGGCCGCCTCCCCGACCGCGGCCGGCCTGCTCGGCTGCGGCGTGATGGCCGGTGTCGGTGCCGCCATCAACACCGGCGGCGTGGGCCGCGGCGACACCGTGGCCGTGTTCGGCTGCGGCGGTGTCGGTGACGCTGCGATCGCCGGCGCCCGGCTCGCCGGTGCCGCCAAGGTCATCGCCGTCGACCTCGACGACCGCAAGCTCGAGTGGGCCACGGGCATGGGCGCCACCCACACGGTCAACTCGAAGGAGACCGACCCTGTCGCCGCCATCAAGGAGCTCACCGGCGGGTTCGGCGTCGACGTCGCCATCGACGCGGTCGGGCACCCGGCGGTCTACCAGCAGGCCTTCGACGCCCGCGACCTCGCCGGCACCGTCGTCCTGGTCGGTGTGCCCAACCCGACGATGGAGATCACCTTCCCGCTGATCGAGCTCTTCGGCCGCGGCGGTGCGCTCAAGTCCTCCTGGTACGGCGACTGCCTGCCCAGCCGCGACTTCCCGATGCTCATCGACCTGTACCTGCAGGGCCGCTTCGACCTCGACGCGTTCGTGTCCGAGACGATCGCGATCGGCGACGTCGAGGCCGCGTTCGAGAAGATGCACCACGGCGACGTGCTGCGTTCGGTCGTGGTGTTCTGA
- a CDS encoding sugar ABC transporter ATP-binding protein — protein MTETTGTPPLLELRDIGRDFGSVIALDGISTSVRAGEVTCVLGDNGAGKSTLIKVLSGVHQPSRGELLLDGTPVRFGAPREALDAGIATVFQDLAMIPLMAIWRNFFLGSEPTKGWGPFRRFDAATAKETTRRELLAMGIDVRDPDQPVGTLSGGERQSVAIARAVYFGARVLILDEPTSALGVKQAGVVLRYIAQARDRGLGVVFITHNPHHAYPVGDRFVLLKRGRSLGDFRKDEVTRDEITSMMAGGAELDQLAHELERPTPPVS, from the coding sequence ATGACCGAGACGACCGGCACGCCCCCGCTGCTCGAGCTGCGCGACATCGGCCGCGACTTCGGCTCCGTCATCGCCCTGGACGGCATCTCCACCAGCGTCCGGGCCGGTGAGGTCACCTGCGTGCTGGGGGACAACGGGGCGGGCAAGTCCACCTTGATCAAGGTGCTCTCCGGGGTCCACCAGCCCAGCCGCGGCGAGCTGCTCCTCGACGGCACCCCGGTGCGCTTCGGTGCCCCCCGCGAGGCGCTGGACGCCGGCATCGCGACGGTGTTCCAGGACCTCGCGATGATCCCGCTGATGGCGATCTGGCGGAACTTCTTCCTCGGGTCCGAGCCGACCAAGGGGTGGGGGCCCTTCCGGCGCTTCGACGCGGCGACGGCGAAGGAGACCACCCGGCGGGAGCTGCTCGCCATGGGCATCGACGTCCGGGACCCCGACCAGCCGGTCGGCACCCTGTCCGGCGGTGAGCGGCAGTCGGTGGCCATCGCCCGGGCGGTGTACTTCGGTGCCCGGGTGCTGATCCTCGACGAGCCGACGTCGGCGCTGGGGGTCAAGCAGGCCGGGGTGGTGCTGCGCTACATCGCGCAGGCCCGCGACCGTGGCCTCGGCGTCGTGTTCATCACCCACAACCCGCACCACGCCTACCCGGTGGGCGACCGGTTCGTGCTGCTCAAGCGCGGCCGCAGCCTGGGCGACTTCCGCAAGGACGAGGTCACCCGGGACGAGATCACCTCGATGATGGCCGGCGGCGCCGAGCTCGACCAGCTGGCCCACGAGCTGGAACGCCCCACCCCGCCGGTCTCCTAG
- a CDS encoding sugar ABC transporter substrate-binding protein has product MARPQRLLALALAAPLLLSACSGGDDGAAATGADGDSLSFAVVTHGSAGDAFWDVVQNGAVQAGEDLGIDVDYQSDGDPQRQSQLIEAAVNQDVDGIVVSMANPDALQSAVEDAVAAGIPVVTINSGAAESVEFGAIGHVGQDETIAGLGAGQRLAADGRTNVLCVVHEAGNIGLEQRCDGASQGLGTDVTTLQVDINDLQAAQSTITSSLQSDPSIDAVLTLNSAVAAVAATAATDAGSEAEIATFDLNSDVIAGIQDGSISFAVDQQQYEQGYLPIVMLQLYAQNLNTVGGGQPVLTGPGIVDADNVDEIAELASSGTR; this is encoded by the coding sequence ATGGCTCGACCCCAGCGGCTGCTCGCCCTCGCCCTGGCAGCACCCCTGCTGCTCTCCGCCTGCTCCGGCGGCGACGACGGCGCCGCGGCCACCGGCGCGGACGGCGACAGCCTCAGCTTCGCCGTCGTCACCCACGGCTCGGCCGGGGACGCCTTCTGGGACGTCGTGCAGAACGGCGCCGTGCAGGCCGGGGAGGACCTCGGCATCGACGTGGACTACCAGTCCGACGGCGACCCGCAGCGTCAGTCCCAGCTCATCGAGGCCGCCGTCAACCAGGACGTCGACGGCATCGTGGTCTCCATGGCCAACCCGGACGCGCTGCAGAGCGCCGTCGAGGACGCCGTGGCCGCCGGGATCCCGGTCGTGACCATCAACTCCGGTGCGGCCGAGTCCGTGGAGTTCGGTGCGATCGGGCACGTCGGGCAGGACGAGACCATCGCCGGGCTCGGCGCCGGCCAGCGACTGGCCGCCGACGGCCGGACGAACGTGCTGTGCGTGGTGCACGAGGCCGGCAACATCGGTCTCGAGCAGCGGTGCGACGGTGCCTCGCAGGGCCTGGGCACCGACGTCACCACGCTGCAGGTGGACATCAACGACCTGCAGGCCGCGCAGTCGACGATCACCTCCTCGCTGCAGAGCGACCCGAGCATCGACGCGGTCCTGACGCTGAACTCCGCCGTCGCCGCGGTGGCCGCCACCGCCGCCACGGACGCCGGGAGCGAGGCCGAGATCGCCACGTTCGACCTCAACTCCGACGTCATCGCCGGCATCCAGGACGGCAGCATCTCCTTCGCCGTCGACCAGCAGCAGTACGAGCAGGGCTACCTGCCGATCGTCATGCTGCAGCTCTACGCGCAGAACCTGAACACCGTGGGTGGTGGCCAGCCGGTCCTCACCGGCCCCGGCATCGTGGACGCCGACAACGTCGACGAGATCGCCGAGCTGGCGTCCTCCGGCACCCGCTGA
- a CDS encoding OFA family MFS transporter, with the protein MAVPSFLAREKTVAKPGFNRWLIPPAALAVHLCIGQAYATSVYKTALVEHFDASLTSIGVVFSIAIVMLGLSAAVFGTWVDRNGPRAAMFTAACFWSVGFLVGAAGIATNQLWLLYLGYGVLGGIGLGIGYISPVSTLIKWFPDRPGLATGMAIMGFGGGALIATPLSRQLMSLYDPAYDGTAATVPSGGAVAGLFVTLGLVYLVYMMAGAFIVRVPAEGWKPDGFDPSTVKQKSLVTTDSVSAANAIKTRQFWLLWVVLFCNVTAGIGILEQASPMIQDFFREGDASTVAAAAGAGFVGLLSLFNMAGRFVWSSTSDKIGRKPIYMVYLGVGLLLYVALATVGSSATWLFVVLAAVIISFYGGGFATIPAYLRDLFGTYQVGAIHGRLLTAWAAAGVAGPLIVNGVLDTQGTPGELVAADYRIALFIMVGLLAVGFVANLLVTPVASKWHEPKSDTTPATPERSAAR; encoded by the coding sequence GTGGCTGTTCCCAGCTTCCTGGCGCGCGAGAAGACCGTCGCCAAGCCCGGCTTCAACCGGTGGCTCATCCCACCGGCAGCTCTCGCCGTGCACCTGTGCATCGGCCAGGCGTACGCGACGAGCGTCTACAAGACCGCCCTGGTCGAGCACTTCGACGCGAGCCTGACCTCGATCGGCGTCGTCTTCTCGATCGCCATCGTGATGCTCGGCCTCTCCGCGGCCGTCTTCGGCACGTGGGTGGACCGCAACGGCCCCCGAGCCGCCATGTTCACCGCGGCCTGCTTCTGGTCCGTCGGCTTCCTGGTCGGCGCCGCCGGCATCGCCACGAACCAGCTCTGGCTGCTCTACCTGGGCTACGGCGTCCTGGGCGGCATCGGCCTGGGCATCGGGTACATCTCCCCGGTCTCCACGCTGATCAAGTGGTTCCCCGACCGCCCGGGCCTGGCCACCGGCATGGCGATCATGGGCTTCGGTGGCGGTGCGCTCATCGCCACCCCGCTCTCCCGCCAGCTGATGAGCCTGTACGACCCCGCCTACGACGGCACCGCGGCCACCGTGCCCAGTGGTGGCGCCGTGGCCGGGCTGTTCGTCACCCTCGGCCTGGTCTACCTCGTCTACATGATGGCCGGGGCGTTCATCGTGCGGGTGCCGGCCGAGGGCTGGAAGCCCGACGGTTTCGACCCCTCCACGGTCAAGCAGAAGTCGCTGGTCACCACCGACAGCGTGTCCGCGGCCAACGCCATCAAGACGCGGCAGTTCTGGCTCCTGTGGGTGGTGCTCTTCTGCAACGTCACCGCGGGCATCGGCATCCTCGAGCAGGCCAGCCCGATGATCCAGGACTTCTTCCGCGAGGGAGACGCCTCCACGGTCGCCGCGGCTGCCGGCGCCGGCTTCGTCGGCCTGCTGTCGCTGTTCAACATGGCCGGCCGGTTCGTCTGGTCCTCGACCTCGGACAAGATCGGTCGCAAGCCGATCTACATGGTCTACCTCGGCGTCGGGCTGCTGCTCTACGTCGCCCTGGCCACCGTCGGCAGCTCGGCCACCTGGCTCTTCGTCGTCCTGGCCGCCGTCATCATCAGCTTCTACGGCGGTGGGTTCGCCACGATCCCGGCCTACCTGCGCGACCTGTTCGGCACCTACCAGGTCGGCGCCATCCACGGCCGGCTGCTCACCGCCTGGGCTGCGGCCGGCGTCGCCGGGCCGCTGATCGTCAACGGCGTGCTCGACACCCAGGGCACCCCCGGTGAGCTGGTCGCGGCCGACTACCGGATCGCCCTGTTCATCATGGTCGGCCTGCTCGCCGTCGGGTTCGTGGCCAACCTGCTCGTGACCCCGGTCGCCAGCAAGTGGCACGAGCCGAAGTCCGACACCACCCCCGCCACCCCGGAGAGGAGCGCCGCCCGATGA
- a CDS encoding MBL fold metallo-hydrolase, protein MPARIDKTVVPGVFSLDGQDFDVENNVWLVGDDSEVLVVDAPHDAVPILEAIGGRTVTAIVLTHGHNDHITAAVALREATGADIWFNPQDRMLWDVVHAEATPDHDLVEGTSFTVAGTTLTALHTPGHSPGSTCLHAAELGTVFTGDTLFCGGPGATGRSFSDHPTIVASIRERLLTLPGDTVVRTGHGDDTTVSAETDTIH, encoded by the coding sequence ATGCCGGCGCGCATCGACAAGACCGTCGTCCCGGGCGTGTTCAGCCTCGACGGGCAGGACTTCGACGTCGAGAACAACGTCTGGCTGGTCGGTGACGACAGCGAGGTGCTGGTCGTCGACGCCCCGCACGACGCAGTGCCGATCCTCGAGGCGATCGGCGGCCGCACGGTCACCGCGATCGTGCTCACCCACGGGCACAACGACCACATCACCGCCGCGGTGGCCCTGCGCGAGGCCACCGGGGCCGACATCTGGTTCAACCCCCAGGACCGGATGCTGTGGGACGTCGTGCACGCCGAGGCCACCCCGGACCACGACCTGGTCGAGGGCACCTCGTTCACCGTCGCCGGGACGACGCTGACCGCGCTGCACACCCCCGGGCACTCCCCGGGCAGCACCTGCCTGCACGCCGCCGAGCTGGGCACCGTCTTCACCGGCGACACCCTGTTCTGCGGCGGGCCGGGCGCGACCGGGCGGTCCTTCAGCGACCACCCGACCATCGTGGCGAGCATCCGCGAGCGGTTGCTGACGCTGCCGGGCGACACCGTCGTCCGCACCGGGCACGGGGACGACACCACGGTGTCGGCGGAGACCGACACCATCCACTGA
- a CDS encoding Glu/Leu/Phe/Val dehydrogenase: MGSGHEQVVFCSDEESGLRAVIAVYSTALGPALGGTRFFPYASEEAAVTDALALSKAMAYKNSLAGLDLGGGKGVIIGDPRTQKTEALLRAYGRFVEALGGRYLTACDVGTYNADLDVVARETRFAHGRSLAYGGCGDSSVLTAFGVFQGMRAAAQHRWGSPTLAGKTVAVAGVGKVGSWLVDSLVEDGASVVVTDVDAAAVDRLQAKHPGVRAVGDTAELVRTQHDVYAPCALGGALDDETVAVLPAEVVCGGANNQLAHDGTAALLAYRGVLYAPDYLVNAGGVIQVEDERHGFSFARAEAKATTIFDVALRVFAAADADGVSPAVAADRLAEERIASVGRLSSIRLPLRG; the protein is encoded by the coding sequence ATGGGCTCCGGGCACGAACAGGTCGTCTTCTGCTCCGACGAGGAGTCCGGACTGAGAGCGGTGATCGCGGTCTACTCGACCGCCCTGGGTCCGGCCCTGGGTGGCACTCGCTTCTTCCCGTACGCCTCCGAGGAGGCCGCGGTGACCGACGCGCTGGCCCTGTCCAAGGCGATGGCCTACAAGAACAGCCTGGCCGGCCTCGACCTCGGCGGCGGCAAGGGCGTGATCATCGGCGACCCGAGGACGCAGAAGACCGAGGCGCTGCTGCGGGCCTACGGCCGGTTCGTCGAGGCCCTCGGCGGCCGCTACCTCACCGCGTGCGACGTCGGCACGTACAACGCCGACCTCGACGTCGTCGCCCGGGAGACCCGCTTCGCCCACGGGCGCTCCCTGGCGTACGGCGGGTGCGGTGACTCCTCGGTGCTCACCGCGTTCGGCGTCTTCCAGGGCATGCGGGCGGCCGCCCAGCACCGGTGGGGCTCCCCCACCCTCGCCGGGAAGACCGTCGCGGTCGCCGGTGTCGGCAAGGTGGGCTCCTGGCTCGTCGACTCCCTGGTCGAGGACGGCGCGTCGGTCGTCGTCACCGACGTCGACGCCGCAGCCGTGGACCGGCTGCAGGCCAAGCACCCCGGCGTCCGGGCCGTCGGCGACACCGCCGAGCTCGTCCGCACCCAGCACGACGTCTACGCACCGTGCGCCCTGGGCGGGGCCCTGGACGACGAGACCGTGGCCGTGCTGCCCGCCGAGGTGGTCTGCGGCGGGGCGAACAACCAGCTCGCCCACGACGGCACGGCCGCCCTGCTCGCCTACCGCGGGGTGCTCTACGCCCCCGACTACCTCGTCAACGCCGGCGGGGTGATTCAGGTCGAGGACGAGCGGCACGGGTTCTCCTTCGCCCGCGCCGAGGCCAAGGCCACCACGATCTTCGACGTCGCCCTGCGGGTGTTCGCCGCCGCCGACGCCGACGGGGTCTCCCCGGCCGTCGCCGCCGACCGGCTCGCCGAGGAGCGGATCGCCTCGGTCGGCCGGCTCAGCAGCATCCGACTGCCCCTCCGCGGCTGA
- a CDS encoding phosphoribosylformylglycinamidine cyclo-ligase yields MTGGFTYAGSGVDIDAGERAVTLMKSAVHATNRPEVVGGLGGFAGLFALDTQKYRKPLLASSTDGVGTKIALARQLDRHDTVGIDLVAMCVDDLVACGAEPLFLQDYVACGKVVPERIAAIVTGIATGCTLAGASLVGGETAEHGDLMGADDYDLAATAVGVVEADAVLGPERVRDGDVVLAMASSGFHSNGYSLVRRVVASAGLDLLSTPAGLDRELGATLLEPTRVYALDCLALVAELGVDAVHAFAHITGGGLAGNAARVVPAGLEAVLDRSTWALPAPVHLMESHGVPRTESERAFNCGVGMVAAVAPDVADRALELLAARGVPTWVAGTIGTRADDAAPAARLVGSYR; encoded by the coding sequence GTGACCGGGGGCTTCACCTACGCCGGGTCCGGCGTCGACATCGACGCCGGCGAGCGCGCCGTCACGCTGATGAAGAGCGCCGTGCACGCCACCAACCGGCCCGAGGTCGTGGGTGGCCTCGGCGGGTTCGCGGGGTTGTTCGCCCTGGACACCCAGAAGTACCGCAAGCCGCTGCTGGCCTCCTCCACCGACGGCGTGGGCACCAAGATCGCCCTCGCGCGGCAGCTGGACCGGCACGACACCGTGGGCATCGACCTGGTCGCCATGTGCGTCGACGACCTGGTGGCCTGCGGCGCCGAGCCGCTGTTCCTGCAGGACTACGTGGCCTGCGGGAAGGTCGTGCCCGAGCGGATCGCCGCGATCGTCACCGGCATCGCCACCGGGTGCACCCTCGCCGGGGCCTCGCTGGTCGGCGGGGAGACCGCCGAGCACGGCGACCTGATGGGCGCCGACGACTACGACCTGGCCGCCACCGCCGTCGGCGTCGTCGAGGCCGACGCGGTGCTCGGCCCCGAGCGGGTCCGGGACGGCGACGTCGTCCTCGCGATGGCGTCCTCGGGGTTCCACTCCAACGGCTACTCGCTGGTGCGTCGGGTCGTGGCCTCGGCCGGACTGGACCTGCTGAGCACCCCCGCCGGACTGGACCGGGAGCTGGGCGCCACCCTGCTGGAGCCCACCCGCGTCTACGCGCTGGACTGCCTGGCGCTGGTCGCCGAGCTCGGGGTGGACGCGGTGCACGCCTTCGCCCACATCACCGGTGGTGGCCTGGCCGGCAACGCCGCCCGCGTCGTCCCCGCCGGCCTGGAGGCCGTGCTGGACCGCTCCACGTGGGCGCTCCCGGCGCCGGTGCACCTCATGGAGTCCCACGGCGTGCCGCGCACGGAGTCCGAGCGGGCGTTCAACTGCGGCGTCGGCATGGTCGCCGCGGTCGCGCCCGACGTCGCCGACCGCGCTCTGGAGCTGCTCGCCGCCCGTGGGGTGCCCACGTGGGTGGCCGGGACGATCGGCACCCGGGCCGACGACGCGGCCCCCGCCGCCCGGCTGGTCGGTTCCTACCGCTGA
- a CDS encoding amidophosphoribosyltransferase, whose product MPRGDGRLTHDLDPQDAGPQDACGVFGVWAPGEEVAKLTYFGLYALQHRGQEAAGIAVSDGASVVVYKDLGLVSQVFDESTLSSLRGFLAVGHTRYSTTGASTWENAQPTFRTSGSGTGIALCHNGNLVNTAELASRAADEGVSGAFSSTTDSDIVTALIAAKQDLSVEAAAMQVLPLLRGAFSFTFMDETTLYAARDAQGVRPLVLGRLDRGWVVASETAALDIVGASYVREVEPGELIAIDEDGLRSQHFAVAEPKGCVFEYVYLARPDTTISGRGVHAARVEIGRRLAKEHPVEADLVIPVPESGTPAAVGYAEASGIPYGLGLVKNSYVGRTFIQPSQTIRQLGIRLKLNPLRDVIRGKRLVVVDDSIVRGNTQRALIRMLREAGAVEVHVRIASPPVKWPCFYGIDFASRAELVANGLDVDGVRASINADSLGYVSEAGMIAATEQPANRLCSACFTGEYPIPLGEPEVLGKHVLEGISRRTLSVLDDVDRAAARAVSGWTGQQAGSPSTAGGADDALSRP is encoded by the coding sequence GTGCCTCGCGGTGATGGACGGCTGACGCACGACCTCGATCCCCAGGACGCCGGACCCCAGGACGCCTGCGGCGTCTTCGGTGTCTGGGCGCCCGGTGAAGAGGTCGCGAAGCTCACCTACTTCGGTCTCTACGCCCTGCAGCACCGAGGCCAGGAGGCCGCCGGGATCGCGGTCTCCGACGGCGCCTCGGTGGTGGTCTACAAGGACCTCGGGCTGGTGAGCCAGGTCTTCGACGAGTCGACGCTGTCCAGCCTGCGCGGGTTCCTCGCCGTCGGCCACACCCGGTACTCCACGACCGGGGCCTCGACCTGGGAGAACGCCCAGCCGACGTTCCGCACCTCGGGCTCGGGCACCGGCATCGCGCTGTGCCACAACGGCAACCTGGTCAACACCGCCGAGCTGGCCAGCCGGGCCGCCGACGAGGGCGTCTCCGGTGCGTTCTCCTCCACCACCGACTCCGACATCGTCACCGCGCTGATCGCGGCCAAGCAGGACCTGTCGGTCGAGGCGGCGGCGATGCAGGTGCTGCCGCTGCTGCGCGGGGCGTTCAGCTTCACCTTCATGGACGAGACCACGCTCTACGCCGCCCGCGACGCCCAGGGCGTGCGGCCGCTGGTGCTCGGCCGGCTCGACCGGGGCTGGGTCGTGGCCAGCGAGACCGCGGCGCTGGACATCGTCGGCGCCTCCTACGTGCGTGAGGTGGAGCCCGGCGAGCTGATCGCCATCGACGAGGACGGCCTGCGCTCCCAGCACTTCGCGGTCGCCGAGCCCAAGGGCTGCGTCTTCGAGTACGTGTACCTCGCCCGCCCCGACACCACGATCTCCGGCCGCGGCGTGCACGCCGCCCGGGTCGAGATCGGTCGGCGGCTGGCCAAGGAGCACCCGGTCGAGGCCGACCTGGTCATCCCGGTGCCCGAGTCGGGCACCCCCGCCGCCGTCGGCTACGCCGAGGCCTCGGGCATCCCGTACGGGCTGGGCCTGGTCAAGAACTCCTACGTGGGGCGCACGTTCATCCAGCCCAGCCAGACCATCCGCCAGCTCGGGATCCGGCTCAAGCTGAACCCGCTGCGTGACGTCATCCGCGGCAAGCGCCTGGTCGTCGTCGACGACTCCATCGTGCGCGGCAACACCCAGCGCGCGCTCATCCGCATGCTGCGCGAGGCCGGCGCGGTCGAGGTGCACGTCCGGATCGCCTCGCCGCCGGTGAAGTGGCCCTGCTTCTACGGCATCGACTTCGCCAGCCGGGCCGAGCTGGTCGCCAACGGGCTGGACGTCGACGGCGTGCGGGCCTCGATCAACGCCGACTCGCTGGGCTACGTCAGCGAGGCCGGCATGATCGCCGCGACCGAGCAGCCGGCCAACCGGCTCTGCTCGGCCTGCTTCACCGGGGAGTACCCGATCCCGCTGGGGGAGCCCGAGGTGCTCGGCAAGCACGTGCTGGAGGGCATCTCCCGGCGCACGCTGTCGGTGCTCGACGACGTCGACCGTGCAGCTGCACGGGCGGTGAGCGGGTGGACCGGTCAGCAGGCCGGCAGCCCGAGCACCGCCGGCGGCGCCGACGACGCGTTGTCCCGCCCGTGA
- a CDS encoding DUF3073 domain-containing protein → MGRGRAKAKQTRVARELKYSSPSTDLTALQRELGGQPSTYVTPVAADDDDGDELAGRWATDDDTDDDWVASR, encoded by the coding sequence ATGGGGCGCGGCCGAGCGAAGGCCAAGCAGACACGCGTGGCCCGTGAGCTCAAGTACAGCTCACCGTCCACCGATCTCACTGCTCTGCAGCGAGAGCTCGGTGGCCAGCCGTCGACCTACGTCACTCCGGTGGCCGCGGACGACGACGACGGCGACGAGCTCGCCGGCCGGTGGGCCACCGACGACGACACGGACGACGACTGGGTAGCCAGTCGCTGA
- a CDS encoding ABC transporter permease — protein MTTTDAPPSRPVADERVASVGLLKRLLVKPELGALVGAVVVFAFFAAQSSVFVSPAGIANWLDPASTLGIMACAVALLMIGGHFDLSAGVMTGTSALTVGIVSVQFETSIWVGIAVALVITLAVGFLNGFLVVRTGLPSFIITLGSFLMLQGLNLGLTKLFTGTVNAGGIGATDGFDSAEAVFASTVTIAGQPFRIAILWWVLFTALATWVLLKTRFGNWVFATGGDEVASRNVGVPAARTTITLFMTTAAAAWFVGVVYAVRQTSVQANVGIGNELIYIVAAVIGGCLLTGGFGSAIGASLGALIFGMTQQGIVYLRYDSDWFFFFLGAMLLLAVLTNRAIRRYAEARR, from the coding sequence GTGACGACGACGGACGCACCACCGAGCCGGCCCGTGGCCGACGAGCGGGTGGCCTCGGTGGGCCTGCTCAAGCGGCTGCTGGTCAAGCCCGAGCTGGGCGCGCTGGTGGGCGCCGTCGTCGTCTTCGCGTTCTTCGCCGCCCAGTCCTCGGTCTTCGTCTCCCCGGCCGGCATCGCCAACTGGCTGGACCCGGCGTCGACGCTGGGGATCATGGCCTGCGCGGTGGCGCTGCTGATGATCGGCGGGCACTTCGACCTGTCGGCCGGGGTGATGACCGGGACGTCGGCGTTGACCGTCGGCATCGTCTCGGTGCAGTTCGAGACCAGCATCTGGGTCGGGATCGCGGTCGCGCTGGTGATCACCCTGGCGGTCGGGTTCCTCAACGGGTTCCTCGTCGTCCGCACCGGGCTGCCCAGCTTCATCATCACGCTGGGCTCGTTCCTCATGCTCCAGGGCCTGAACCTGGGTCTGACCAAGCTGTTCACCGGCACGGTCAACGCCGGGGGCATCGGGGCCACCGACGGCTTCGACTCCGCCGAGGCCGTCTTCGCCTCCACCGTGACCATCGCCGGGCAGCCGTTCCGCATCGCGATCCTGTGGTGGGTGCTGTTCACCGCGCTGGCCACCTGGGTGCTGCTGAAGACCCGGTTCGGCAACTGGGTGTTCGCCACCGGTGGTGACGAGGTGGCCAGCCGCAACGTCGGCGTCCCGGCCGCCCGCACCACCATCACGCTGTTCATGACCACGGCGGCCGCGGCCTGGTTCGTCGGGGTCGTCTACGCGGTGCGCCAGACCTCGGTGCAGGCCAACGTGGGCATCGGCAACGAGCTGATCTACATCGTCGCGGCCGTCATCGGCGGGTGCCTGCTCACCGGTGGCTTCGGCTCGGCGATCGGGGCCTCGCTGGGTGCGCTGATCTTCGGCATGACCCAGCAGGGGATCGTCTACCTGCGCTACGACTCCGACTGGTTCTTCTTCTTCCTCGGCGCGATGCTGCTGCTGGCCGTGCTCACCAACCGGGCGATCCGGCGCTACGCGGAGGCCCGACGATGA